TCGGGGTGATTTCCCAGTCGATTCTGGCCTTCTCGCAAATCCTCGGCGCCCTGTCGATCATCACCTATCAAATTCAAGAGATTTCGCGCTTTGCGGCTGGGATCAACCGTTTAGGCTCCTTTGAACAAGTGATGCGGACGGTGGAGCGCACTGAAACCGATCGCGATCGCCCTCGTATTAGTACCGAGTACGGCCCGCTGCTGCGGCTCGTCGATGTCACCTTGGAAACGCCGGACTATCGCAAAGTCTTGGTCAAGGATTTGAATGTCAGTTTGGCGGATCAGGAAGCATTGCTGATCGTCGGTCCCAGTGGCTTTGGCAAAACCTCGCTGCTGCGGGCGATCGCGGGGTTATGGAACAGTGGACAAGGTCGGATTGAGCGACCTGCCACTCAGGATATTCTCTTCCTGCCCCAGCGTCCCTACATGCTGCTGGGTGACCTGCGATCGCAGTTGGTCTATCCCCATGCTCCAGGTCGATTCAGTGATGCGGAATTACTGGATGCGCTGGAACGGGTCAACCTCAGTTACATCCTCGACGATCGCCCCGAAGGCTTTGATGCTCTCGAAGACTGGAGCAGTGTTTTCTCGCTTGGGGAACAGCAGCGCCTAGCCTTTGCCCGGATCGTGCTCAGCCGTCCTAAGTTCGCCATCCTCGACGAAGGCACCAGCGCCCTTGATGTCGCCAACGAGCACCGTGTCTATTCGCTGCTCCGTGACCTCGGGATCAGCTACGTCAGTGTCGGTCACCGCCCCACGCTCTGCGATTTCCATGAAACCGTTCTAGAAATCCTGCCCGAGTCCCAGTGGCGAGTTCTGAGCTCTGATGAGTATCGCGCCCAACAATAAGCCCCCGCGGGCCTGAACAATCCTCTAATATGTAGTCATTATGACTTTGGGGAGATGTCATGGCTGGCGTTGAAAACGTCGTCATTATTGGTTCGGGTCCCGCTGGTTTGACTGCAGCGATCTATGCAGCTCGGGCCAATCTCAAGCCCTTGATGTTTGAGGGCTATCAGATGGGCGGCCTGCCCGGTGGCCAGTTGATGACGACGACGGAGGTGGAGAACTTTCCGGGTTTCCCCGATGGCATCACTGGCCCTGAGCTGATGGAACGGATGCGTGCTCAGGCTGTGCGTTGGGGTGCTGAACTCTACACCGAAGACGTCATTAGCGCTGACCTCAGCCAGCGTCCGTTCCGGATTCGTTCTCAAGAGCGGGAAGTTCTGGCGAATAGCATCATCATTGCGACGGGGGCAACTGCGCGCCGCCTCAATCTGCCCGGCGAAGATCGGCTCTGGAACAATGGCATCTCGGCCTGTGCGATCTGTGACGGTGCTGCGCCGATCTTCCGCAATGGCGAATTGGTGGTGATTGGCGGCGGTGACACGGCAGCCGAAGAAGCAGTCTATCTGACCAAATACGCCAAGCATGTTCATCTGTTGGTGCGCAGCGATCGCATGCGGGCGAGTAAAGCCATGCAGGATCGTGTGCTGGCGCATCCCAACGTCACGGTTCATTGGCATACCGAAGCGATCGAAACCGTGGGCAATACGCTGCTGGAAGCGGTGCGCGTTCGCAACAACCAAACCGGCGAGGAAAAGGCGATCGCGGCTCAAGGGTTGTTCTATGCGATCGGCCACACCCCGAACACACAGCTGTTTGAAGGCCAGATCGAACTGGATTCAGTTGGCTACATTCGCACCAAGCCCAATTCGGTTGAAACTTCGCTGGAAGGCGTGTTTGCGGCAGGCGACGTGCAGGATCACGAATATCGCCAAGCGATTACGGCTGCGGGAACAGGTTGTGCAGCTGCTCTGCTAGCGGAACGTTACCTGTCAGCGGCTGGCTTGCTGCAGGAATACAAACAGGAAGCAGCGGCGTCGGAACCAGAAGCCAAATCAGAAGCGGCTCCTGCCAAGACAGCTGAAGCCCCTGAGTTTGACCCAACAGCGGTTTACCACGAAGGCAGCTACGCCCTGCGCAAGCTCTACCACGAGTCCGATCGCCTCTTGGCGGTGCTCTACACGGCGCCGACCTGCGGCCCTTGCCGGACGCTAAAGCCGATCTTGCGAAAGGTGGCAGAAGAGTTCTCCGATCGCTTGCACTATGTCTTGATCGACATTGATGCCGATCCGGAGATTGCCCAAGCTGCGGGTGTGGTCGGGACACCAACCCTGCAGCTGTTCAAAGACAAGGCCAAAGTCGATGAGATCCGCGGTGTCAAAATGAAGAGCGATTACCGCGCTCGCTTTGAGCAACATCTCTAGGCTGGGAAATCGATAGCATGGGAGAGTGAGTGCCTCATTCCCCCTCGAAGCTCTACAAGCGGGTCACTGGTTCAAGCTGATCTGTGGCGCAAGCTACCAGCATCTACCAGTGATCCGTAACCTCGCTCTGACCTATGCTCTTGCGGGTGCGGATTGCGTCGATGTCGCCGCTGAGCCAGCGGTTGTTCGTTCAGCTTTGGCGGGTCTGAAAACCTATCAACAACTGACCGGACGCGATCGCCCTTGGCTGATGGTCAGCCTCAACGATGGCGAGGATCTGCACTTCCGCCGCGCTTGGTTTGACCCCGATCGCTGCCCCACTGATTGCCCCCGACCCTGCGAGCGGGTCTGTCCCACGGATGCAATCAACTCTACTGGCGTTCAACGTGATCGCTGTTATGGCTGTGGTCGCTGCCTACCAATCTGTCCGATCGGCCTGATTGAAGCCCAGGCTTGGCAAGTCGATGCCGCCGCCCTCCTGCCGGAATTGCTGGATCTGGGGATCGAGGCGATCGAGATCCATACCCAAGTTGGGCATCAACAAGAGTTTCAACAGCTCTGGCAACAACTGCACCCTTGGCTGCCGCAACTCCAGGCGATCGCGATTAGCTGTCCTGCCCATCCCGAGGCGATCGCCTATCTCTGGGATCTGCACCGCTTGATCAATGGATCGGTCAAAACGGTGATTTGGCAGACGGACGGACGTCCCATGAGTGGCGATATTGGAGCCGGTACCACCCATGCGGCAGTCCGTTTTGCCCAAACCATGCTGACTGATGGCCCACCGGGGCACGTGCAGCTAGCGGGCGGCACCAATGCCCACACTGTCGCTAAGCTGCAAGAGCTACAGCTGTTAGCGCCTCAGGCTACCCGTTCTGTTGCGGGGATCGCCTGCGGTGGAGCAGCGCGCACACCGTTGGCTGATCTGCTAGAGCCTCTGGCTGAACAGCAGCGATCCCTCGAAGCGCATCCCGAAGTTCTGCAATCCGCAGTGATAACGGCGATCGCCTTAGTGGGACCGCTCAAACAAGCGGTGAGTGGTGCAACGCGATCGATTCCGGCCTTCCTCCTACAAACCCCCTGATGTCTGAGACGCTTGCCTCCGAGACACTGACGCCTGAACTCGCAGCCGTGCGCGAAAAGACAGTGGTCGACAACCTCGACGAACTGTTAGAAATTTTGCCGCCCCAGCTCCGTGATCAGCTGCTGCGCCATGCCCAGAAAGACCGCTTAGTTGAGGTGGTGCTCGACCTTGGACGCTTCCCTGAAGCTCGTTTTCCTGAGGGTGCGGAATACCTGTCAGAAACGCCGGTCAGCCGCGAAGATTTGGCCTACTGTGCGGCTCGCGTTGGGGATTTCGGCGCGGATAACCGAGCGGGGATCGAGCGCACCTTGCACCGGATCAGTGCTATCCGCAACCGCAAAGGCGAAGTGATCGGCCTAACCTGTCGGGTTGGTCGTGCCGTCTTCGGCACCGTCGGCATGATCCGCGACTTGGTGGAAACAGGGCAATCGCTGCTGTTCCTAGGTCGTCCCGGCGTTGGTAAAACCACGGCACTGCGGGAAGTGGCACGGGTGCTGGCCGATGACCTACTCAAACGCGTCGTGATCATCGACACCTCCAATGAAATTGCTGGTGATGGCGATATTCCCCATCCGGCGATTGGGCGGGCGCGGCGTCTGCAAGTAGCGCGGCCCGAACTGCAACACCAAGTGATGATCGAGGCGGTGGAAAACCACATGCCCGAGGTGATCATCATCGATGAGATCGGCACAGAACTAGAGGCACTGGCAGCACGGACGATCGCCGAACGCGGCGTTCAACTTGTGGGGACGGCTCACGGCAACCAGATCGAGAACCTGATCAAAAACCCGACGCTGTCAGATTTAGTCGGTGGCATTCAATCAGTGACGCTCGGTGATGACGAAGCTCGCCGCCGCGGTAGCCAGAAAACCGTGCTGGAGCGCAAAGCCCCGCCGACCTTTGAAATCGCGGTGGAAATGCTGGAGCGCTACCGCTGGGTGGTGCATGAAGATGTGGCAAACACCGTCGATCTGTTGCTGCGCCAAGGCCAACCGAATCCGCAGGTGCGGACACTCTCTGAAGATGGCCGCGTGTTGATTGCGCCCGCCTTCAAAGATGCGCCCAAGCCGCCGGCGACAGTCACCCAGCAAACTTGGAGCCACACCAGCGATCGCGGCTGGCGATCGTCTGGACGGATGCGCCCCCTGCCGCCTGTGCTGGATGTGCCACCGACGCGGGAAGATCTGCGCGATCCAGAGGTAGCCTTTGAGCAAGCCTTGGCTAAAGATGTGACGCGTCCAGTCGGGCCGAATGGTGAAGAACTGCCGTTGCACGTCTATCCCTACGCAGTCAGTCGTCACTACCTCGAGCAGGTGATCGACACGCTGCAACTACCGGTCTTGCTGACCAAGGATCTGGCCGATGCAGATGTGGTGCTAGCACTGCGCGGTAACCTCAAAGGCCAGTCGAAACTGCGCCATGTAGCTCGCAATCACCACGTACCGATCCACGTGATCAAGTCAAACACGATGCCGCAGATTGTGCGGGCGCTACGCCGCTTGCTCAATCAAGAGCAGTTGGATGAGCCGGAAACGGTCAACTTGGACCTGTTCACA
The sequence above is a segment of the Synechococcus elongatus PCC 11801 genome. Coding sequences within it:
- the trxB gene encoding thioredoxin-disulfide reductase; translation: MAGVENVVIIGSGPAGLTAAIYAARANLKPLMFEGYQMGGLPGGQLMTTTEVENFPGFPDGITGPELMERMRAQAVRWGAELYTEDVISADLSQRPFRIRSQEREVLANSIIIATGATARRLNLPGEDRLWNNGISACAICDGAAPIFRNGELVVIGGGDTAAEEAVYLTKYAKHVHLLVRSDRMRASKAMQDRVLAHPNVTVHWHTEAIETVGNTLLEAVRVRNNQTGEEKAIAAQGLFYAIGHTPNTQLFEGQIELDSVGYIRTKPNSVETSLEGVFAAGDVQDHEYRQAITAAGTGCAAALLAERYLSAAGLLQEYKQEAAASEPEAKSEAAPAKTAEAPEFDPTAVYHEGSYALRKLYHESDRLLAVLYTAPTCGPCRTLKPILRKVAEEFSDRLHYVLIDIDADPEIAQAAGVVGTPTLQLFKDKAKVDEIRGVKMKSDYRARFEQHL
- a CDS encoding R3H domain-containing nucleic acid-binding protein, producing MSETLASETLTPELAAVREKTVVDNLDELLEILPPQLRDQLLRHAQKDRLVEVVLDLGRFPEARFPEGAEYLSETPVSREDLAYCAARVGDFGADNRAGIERTLHRISAIRNRKGEVIGLTCRVGRAVFGTVGMIRDLVETGQSLLFLGRPGVGKTTALREVARVLADDLLKRVVIIDTSNEIAGDGDIPHPAIGRARRLQVARPELQHQVMIEAVENHMPEVIIIDEIGTELEALAARTIAERGVQLVGTAHGNQIENLIKNPTLSDLVGGIQSVTLGDDEARRRGSQKTVLERKAPPTFEIAVEMLERYRWVVHEDVANTVDLLLRQGQPNPQVRTLSEDGRVLIAPAFKDAPKPPATVTQQTWSHTSDRGWRSSGRMRPLPPVLDVPPTREDLRDPEVAFEQALAKDVTRPVGPNGEELPLHVYPYAVSRHYLEQVIDTLQLPVLLTKDLADADVVLALRGNLKGQSKLRHVARNHHVPIHVIKSNTMPQIVRALRRLLNQEQLDEPETVNLDLFTQAGKNDEIEALEEARLAVEQIVLPKGQPVELLPRSAIVRKMQHELVEHYRLKSTSFGEEPNRRLRIFPA
- the ldpA gene encoding circadian clock protein LdpA → MSASFPLEALQAGHWFKLICGASYQHLPVIRNLALTYALAGADCVDVAAEPAVVRSALAGLKTYQQLTGRDRPWLMVSLNDGEDLHFRRAWFDPDRCPTDCPRPCERVCPTDAINSTGVQRDRCYGCGRCLPICPIGLIEAQAWQVDAAALLPELLDLGIEAIEIHTQVGHQQEFQQLWQQLHPWLPQLQAIAISCPAHPEAIAYLWDLHRLINGSVKTVIWQTDGRPMSGDIGAGTTHAAVRFAQTMLTDGPPGHVQLAGGTNAHTVAKLQELQLLAPQATRSVAGIACGGAARTPLADLLEPLAEQQRSLEAHPEVLQSAVITAIALVGPLKQAVSGATRSIPAFLLQTP